A genomic stretch from Hemicordylus capensis ecotype Gifberg chromosome 1, rHemCap1.1.pri, whole genome shotgun sequence includes:
- the LOC128339308 gene encoding uncharacterized protein LOC128339308 isoform X3, protein MLQRLRTLLHNRRPRSGEQGRSSKRKEEGATVPVAAYPKSWHFLACCRKARHHQEPEQQQSSGISTPPAPPRTKWYHLSRKREAVAVEDGRDAQKHRKSSRGLENQSGDSLVSSLHCSPFSATSYQSELEDWKVDEDLMEIIHRHMEDREERASNQDEDVHFLAVLCACCKAAYKSGQETLDLPYTKGELIKEIVVVMEKSPVQSGPTLLLLYAMAAVSCLSKIKPPTDPEL, encoded by the exons AT GCTGCAAAGGCTGAGGACCCTCCTGCATAACCGTAGGCCCAGGTCTGGTGAACAAGGACGaagcagcaaaagaaaagaagagggtgCCACAGTTCCCGTGGCTGCTTACCCTAAGAGCTGGCACTTCCTAGCCTGCTGCAGAAAAGCAAGACACCACCAGGAACCTGAACAGCAGCAGAGTTCTGGCATCAGCACTCCACCAGCCCCTCCCAGAACCAAGTGGTATCATCTGTCCAGGAAGAGGGAGGCTGTCGCTGTCGAGGATGGGAGAGATGCACAGAAACACAGGAAAAGCTCCAGAGGACTTGAAAACCAGTCTGGAG ATTCATTAGTCAGCAGTCTGCACTGCTCCCCTTTCTCCGCCACCTCCTACCAGTCTgagctggaggactggaaagtggatGAGGATCTCATGGAAATCATACACAGGCAtatggaggacagagaggag AGAGCCAGCAATCAGGATGAGGATGTCCATTTCCTCGCGGTCCTCTGTGCTTGCTGCAAGGCTGCATATAAGAGCGGCCAGGAGACTCTGGATCTCCCCTACACCAAAGGAGAATTGATAAAGGAAATCGTG GTGGTGATGGAGAAGTCCCCTGTGCAGTCTGGGCCTACCCTTCTCCTGCTTTATGCCATGGCTGCCGTCTCCTGCCTCAG CAAAATCAAGCCTCCAACTGACCCAGAGCTATAG
- the LOC128339308 gene encoding uncharacterized protein LOC128339308 isoform X1: MLQRLRTLLHNRRPRSGEQGRSSKRKEEGATVPVAAYPKSWHFLACCRKARHHQEPEQQQSSGISTPPAPPRTKWYHLSRKREAVAVEDGRDAQKHRKSSRGLENQSGDSLVSSLHCSPFSATSYQSELEDWKVDEDLMEIIHRHMEDREEVQNPTSQRASNQDEDVHFLAVLCACCKAAYKSGQETLDLPYTKGELIKEIVVVMEKSPVQSGPTLLLLYAMAAVSCLSKIKPPTDPEL, encoded by the exons AT GCTGCAAAGGCTGAGGACCCTCCTGCATAACCGTAGGCCCAGGTCTGGTGAACAAGGACGaagcagcaaaagaaaagaagagggtgCCACAGTTCCCGTGGCTGCTTACCCTAAGAGCTGGCACTTCCTAGCCTGCTGCAGAAAAGCAAGACACCACCAGGAACCTGAACAGCAGCAGAGTTCTGGCATCAGCACTCCACCAGCCCCTCCCAGAACCAAGTGGTATCATCTGTCCAGGAAGAGGGAGGCTGTCGCTGTCGAGGATGGGAGAGATGCACAGAAACACAGGAAAAGCTCCAGAGGACTTGAAAACCAGTCTGGAG ATTCATTAGTCAGCAGTCTGCACTGCTCCCCTTTCTCCGCCACCTCCTACCAGTCTgagctggaggactggaaagtggatGAGGATCTCATGGAAATCATACACAGGCAtatggaggacagagaggaggtacAAAACCCCACATCCCAG AGAGCCAGCAATCAGGATGAGGATGTCCATTTCCTCGCGGTCCTCTGTGCTTGCTGCAAGGCTGCATATAAGAGCGGCCAGGAGACTCTGGATCTCCCCTACACCAAAGGAGAATTGATAAAGGAAATCGTG GTGGTGATGGAGAAGTCCCCTGTGCAGTCTGGGCCTACCCTTCTCCTGCTTTATGCCATGGCTGCCGTCTCCTGCCTCAG CAAAATCAAGCCTCCAACTGACCCAGAGCTATAG